A single candidate division WOR-3 bacterium DNA region contains:
- a CDS encoding aconitase/3-isopropylmalate dehydratase large subunit family protein: MTIIEKIFFRASGKRVKPNEYIWIKLDLVAMRDFGGPNVVQEFKENFGDMPVFDNKKVAITFDLHIPPRDEKVARNQQVLRQFAREKGIRLFDVNTGVGQHILLENGLVKPWDVVVGTDSHMNLLGAIGAAGFGMGTTDIAGALYKGKLWFKVPHTIKIVVNGILKYPITAKDVILYILKNLTTSGALNRAIEFCGETIRMMNLSERITMASMVTEMSGDVGFIEPDETVFEFLRSHNVENIEPISADENAEYERVYEFDITNLRPQIACPHSPDNVVDVAEVAGRKIDQVFIGSCTNGRFEDLKIAAKILEGKRVNENVRLIIVPATHEVAQQAEEAGLYRIFLQSGAVVVNPGCALCTTGHPGILAPGEVMISTSNRNFIGKLGKGGEVYLASPATAAASAVRGMITSPMEFWS, from the coding sequence ATGACTATAATTGAAAAAATCTTTTTCCGTGCCTCTGGGAAAAGGGTAAAGCCCAATGAATATATCTGGATAAAACTTGATTTGGTGGCGATGCGCGATTTCGGTGGACCTAATGTCGTCCAGGAGTTCAAAGAAAATTTTGGTGATATGCCGGTATTTGATAATAAAAAGGTCGCGATTACATTTGATCTCCATATCCCTCCGCGGGATGAAAAAGTTGCCCGAAACCAGCAGGTTTTACGGCAATTCGCACGTGAAAAAGGCATTAGACTGTTTGATGTAAACACAGGTGTTGGACAGCATATCCTTTTGGAAAATGGTCTGGTCAAGCCTTGGGACGTTGTGGTCGGTACGGATAGCCATATGAATCTGCTGGGTGCAATAGGTGCCGCAGGTTTTGGGATGGGTACGACTGACATCGCCGGTGCTCTTTATAAAGGCAAACTCTGGTTTAAAGTCCCCCATACGATCAAGATTGTTGTAAATGGCATTTTGAAATATCCGATTACGGCAAAAGATGTGATACTGTATATCCTCAAAAATTTGACGACCAGCGGCGCACTGAATCGGGCGATTGAGTTCTGCGGAGAGACGATAAGGATGATGAATTTGAGCGAGCGGATTACAATGGCGAGCATGGTGACAGAGATGTCCGGGGATGTCGGATTTATCGAACCCGATGAAACGGTCTTTGAATTTTTACGCAGTCATAATGTAGAAAATATTGAACCCATAAGTGCTGATGAAAACGCTGAGTACGAGAGGGTTTACGAGTTTGATATCACCAATTTGCGACCCCAGATTGCCTGTCCTCATTCCCCGGATAATGTTGTGGATGTGGCAGAGGTTGCGGGTAGAAAGATTGACCAAGTTTTTATCGGTTCTTGCACAAACGGTCGATTCGAGGATTTAAAGATTGCAGCAAAGATTCTTGAAGGCAAGAGAGTCAATGAAAATGTGCGCTTGATCATCGTACCTGCAACGCACGAGGTGGCCCAGCAGGCTGAAGAGGCCGGTCTTTATCGGATATTTCTGCAGAGTGGGGCAGTAGTGGTCAATCCTGGTTGTGCTCTGTGTACCACGGGTCATCCCGGAATTCTGGCGCCGGGTGAGGTGATGATTTCTACTTCCAATCGCAATTTCATTGGCAAACTGGGCAAGGGTGGCGAGGTTTATCTCGCCTCGCCTGCAACAGCCGCCGCGAGCGCGGTGCGAGGAATGATTACATCCCCTATGGAGTTCTGGAGTTAA
- the lipA gene encoding lipoyl synthase: MAMPRKPDWLKVKLPSGNEFKEVFETLKKYNLSTVCQEARCPNIGECWAKKSATIMILGKICTRACRFCAVTTGNPKGYLDPAEPENVAEVVKKFGLRYVVITSVDRDDLKDLGSGHYARTIEAIKEKNPETKVEVLIPDFNCKAELLKKIIDAKPFIIGHNLETVKRLTPYVRDRRCSYEGSLNVLKIVKDLNSKAITKSGFMLGLGEEENEIIETLRDLKNARVDIVTIGQYLQPTRRHIAVKKYYTPAEFSKFKKIGEEIGIKYVISGPLVRSSYHASEIIF; the protein is encoded by the coding sequence ATGGCCATGCCGCGAAAGCCTGACTGGTTAAAGGTCAAACTCCCTTCAGGTAACGAATTTAAGGAAGTCTTTGAAACCCTTAAAAAATATAATCTTTCAACTGTGTGCCAGGAAGCACGCTGTCCCAATATTGGCGAATGCTGGGCAAAAAAGAGTGCAACAATTATGATTCTGGGAAAAATCTGCACCCGTGCCTGCAGATTCTGTGCGGTGACTACTGGTAATCCAAAAGGATATTTAGACCCTGCAGAACCGGAAAATGTTGCTGAAGTAGTAAAAAAATTCGGGTTGCGTTATGTGGTAATAACTTCAGTTGACCGCGATGACCTTAAAGATTTAGGAAGCGGTCATTATGCCCGCACAATTGAAGCAATAAAAGAAAAAAATCCCGAAACCAAGGTTGAGGTGCTGATCCCGGATTTCAACTGCAAAGCAGAACTCTTGAAAAAAATAATTGACGCTAAACCATTCATCATTGGACACAATCTGGAGACTGTAAAAAGACTAACACCTTATGTAAGAGATAGACGATGTAGTTATGAAGGTTCATTGAATGTATTAAAGATAGTGAAAGACCTAAATTCTAAAGCAATTACCAAAAGCGGCTTCATGCTCGGTCTGGGCGAAGAAGAAAATGAAATCATTGAAACACTAAGGGATTTAAAAAATGCCCGGGTTGATATCGTAACGATTGGGCAATATCTTCAGCCCACACGCCGTCACATTGCAGTCAAAAAATATTACACGCCCGCAGAATTCAGCAAATTTAAAAAAATCGGCGAAGAAATTGGAATAAAATATGTGATCAGTGGGCCTCTTGTCCGATCCTCATACCACGCCTCAGAAATAATTTTTTAA
- a CDS encoding beta-N-acetylglucosaminidase domain-containing protein, producing MVKNKKIFGVIEGFYGRHYSFTERCDLIKFLSELGLNTYVYAPKDDPYHRREYFKIYPLSELKEFENLNKLARRYEVDFNYAISPGTEPMLKALIKKIASMMEIDIRHFSILFDDIKIKLDSNTALVQVKCANEVWALLKDKWQDAELFFCPTQYYGFNKTEYITTIAENLNKEIKIFWTGRWVIASKITVEDINNITQILTRPPLIWDNIFANDYLPGIILKFPYRNREPRIVEKVCGILLNPMNQYLQSKPLIFTAAEFFKNPFNYSPKYSWRKAKMFY from the coding sequence ATGGTGAAAAATAAAAAAATCTTCGGAGTTATTGAAGGCTTTTACGGCCGTCATTATTCCTTCACCGAACGTTGTGATTTGATAAAATTTCTTTCGGAATTGGGTCTGAATACTTATGTTTATGCACCAAAAGACGACCCTTATCACCGCAGGGAATATTTTAAAATTTATCCTTTATCTGAGTTGAAAGAATTCGAAAATCTTAATAAACTAGCCCGCCGATATGAAGTCGATTTCAATTATGCCATCTCTCCAGGCACCGAACCAATGCTAAAAGCACTAATTAAAAAGATAGCCTCTATGATGGAAATCGACATCAGACATTTTAGCATTCTCTTTGACGATATAAAAATTAAACTCGACTCAAACACTGCCCTTGTTCAAGTCAAATGTGCTAACGAAGTGTGGGCGCTCCTAAAAGATAAATGGCAAGATGCTGAATTATTCTTCTGCCCAACACAGTATTACGGTTTTAATAAAACCGAATATATCACGACGATTGCCGAAAATTTAAATAAGGAGATAAAAATCTTCTGGACAGGCCGGTGGGTTATTGCCTCCAAAATTACTGTGGAAGATATAAATAATATTACCCAGATTTTAACCCGACCGCCATTGATTTGGGATAATATCTTTGCTAATGATTATCTCCCGGGAATAATCTTAAAATTTCCTTATCGGAATCGCGAACCCAGGATAGTCGAGAAAGTTTGTGGTATTCTCCTCAATCCGATGAACCAGTATCTCCAGTCAAAACCATTAATATTTACGGCTGCTGAATTTTTTAAAAATCCCTTCAACTATAGCCCGAAATATTCCTGGCGAAAGGCAAAAATGTTTTATTGA
- a CDS encoding isocitrate/isopropylmalate dehydrogenase family protein, with translation MAKYKIAWLPGDGIGKDVLDAARIVLDKLKLDAEYIPGDIGWEFWCKEGDPLPPRTIDLLKQVDAALFGAITSKPTRQAEEELNPELKGKGLVYRSPIVRMRQLFDLYICLRPCKAYPGNPLNYKENIDLVVFRENTEDLYSGVEFYPVPEELSKLLNNLSKNFEPFKNLLPAELAISCKINTRRGCEKIIRAAFEYARKNKRKKVTIIHKANVVRASDGLFLEVGREVANAYPDIQFDEANVDAITMWLLKNPHNYDVLVAPNLYGDIISDLCAQMVGGLGFGCSGNIGEKLGVFEPTHGSAPKYAGMYKVNPIATILAAKMMIEWLGEKELAERLERAVAAVIREGKVKTYDMGGDSSTIDMARAIAEKL, from the coding sequence ATGGCAAAATATAAGATTGCCTGGTTACCGGGCGATGGGATTGGTAAGGATGTCTTAGATGCGGCAAGGATTGTTCTTGATAAATTAAAACTTGATGCCGAATATATTCCCGGAGATATTGGTTGGGAATTCTGGTGCAAGGAAGGCGATCCTTTGCCACCCCGCACCATTGATTTACTGAAGCAAGTAGACGCGGCACTCTTCGGGGCGATTACTTCTAAACCCACCCGACAGGCGGAAGAAGAACTGAATCCCGAACTAAAAGGCAAGGGATTGGTGTACCGTTCACCGATTGTGCGCATGCGCCAGTTATTTGACCTCTATATCTGCCTCCGCCCCTGTAAGGCATATCCCGGTAATCCTTTGAATTACAAAGAGAATATAGACTTGGTTGTCTTTCGGGAGAATACCGAGGATTTATATTCGGGTGTGGAATTTTATCCAGTGCCCGAAGAATTATCAAAATTATTGAACAATCTCTCCAAAAATTTTGAGCCGTTTAAAAATTTACTTCCGGCAGAATTGGCTATTTCGTGCAAGATAAATACCCGAAGGGGTTGTGAGAAAATCATCCGTGCGGCATTTGAATATGCCCGCAAAAATAAACGGAAAAAGGTTACCATCATCCATAAAGCAAATGTAGTCCGTGCGAGCGATGGTTTGTTCTTAGAAGTGGGTCGTGAAGTTGCAAACGCATATCCGGATATCCAGTTTGATGAAGCGAACGTTGATGCGATTACCATGTGGCTTTTAAAAAATCCACATAATTACGATGTCCTGGTAGCACCAAATCTTTACGGTGATATTATTTCGGATTTGTGCGCACAAATGGTTGGGGGATTGGGGTTTGGTTGTTCGGGAAATATAGGCGAGAAGTTGGGAGTATTTGAACCCACACATGGTTCAGCACCAAAGTATGCCGGGATGTATAAGGTTAATCCAATTGCGACAATTCTTGCTGCTAAGATGATGATTGAATGGCTTGGAGAAAAAGAACTTGCTGAGCGATTAGAACGGGCAGTGGCTGCTGTTATTCGAGAGGGTAAAGTTAAAACTTATGATATGGGTGGAGATTCTTCTACAATAGATATGGCAAGGGCGATAGCCGAGAAATTATGA
- a CDS encoding DUF2330 domain-containing protein: MKQIFLIMIISTTLWADGGIIPPRYNEIYGQDQVAIIKVLPDSEELSILVKVAWATDYNGFAWVVPFPSLPSVSEINDSLFINLSALSSIQKNYGGCGGSYYGEGGYYYGDDYFKIIEFKTIGFLQTVLIQTNNPDTLVNWLTNNGYSLPDGMRDMFQDYINRNWQYFFIARADTNYNYYRINIGVCFKFATDTIVYPMKISSLTSANYTALYLYVIGQHKMFFDNAELLYANKISKDELENIKEDFPVLFDYIKEGDYITKLRRTYDYPSAMNSDIVVYQSPDDTEFREEEKPYWYMGFANSIFLPAIVFLLYIGYMRIRRKTDIKQKPAR; encoded by the coding sequence ATGAAACAAATTTTCTTAATAATGATAATCTCAACCACTCTCTGGGCTGATGGTGGTATCATACCGCCAAGGTATAATGAAATCTATGGGCAGGACCAGGTGGCGATAATAAAGGTTTTACCGGATTCAGAGGAATTATCGATACTGGTTAAAGTCGCCTGGGCGACAGATTATAATGGCTTTGCCTGGGTTGTGCCTTTCCCATCACTACCATCAGTAAGCGAAATAAATGATAGTCTATTCATAAATTTATCCGCACTCAGTTCAATTCAAAAAAATTACGGTGGTTGTGGAGGTTCTTATTATGGCGAAGGTGGTTATTATTATGGCGACGATTATTTCAAAATTATCGAATTCAAAACTATCGGTTTCTTGCAGACGGTTTTGATACAGACTAACAATCCTGATACACTCGTAAACTGGCTTACAAACAACGGATATTCACTGCCCGATGGAATGCGCGATATGTTTCAGGATTACATAAATCGTAACTGGCAGTATTTCTTTATTGCCCGTGCTGATACAAATTATAATTATTATAGAATCAATATCGGTGTCTGTTTCAAATTTGCCACTGACACTATTGTCTATCCAATGAAGATTTCTTCACTCACTTCCGCCAATTACACGGCGCTTTATCTCTATGTAATTGGGCAACACAAAATGTTTTTTGATAATGCCGAACTTTTATATGCCAATAAAATTTCAAAAGATGAACTTGAGAATATAAAAGAGGACTTTCCGGTGCTCTTTGATTATATCAAAGAAGGTGATTATATCACCAAACTCCGTCGGACCTATGATTATCCGAGTGCTATGAATTCAGATATAGTGGTTTATCAATCACCCGATGACACTGAATTCAGAGAGGAAGAGAAGCCCTACTGGTATATGGGTTTTGCCAATAGTATTTTTTTGCCAGCAATTGTCTTTCTTCTTTATATTGGTTATATGAGAATTAGAAGAAAGACAGATATCAAACAAAAACCCGCTCGATAA
- the sppA gene encoding signal peptide peptidase SppA has product MKKVHVIIIAVIGGAIIFGLIIGLGFRGAAFTSGGNIGVIEIEGIITSSKKVVHHIKQFAEDPSIQGILVRVDSPGGGVAASQEIYEELRKAKQQKKIVVSMGALAASGGYYVSLPADLIVANPGTITGSIGVIMQFPVFQELMKKVGIDFEVIKSKEHKDIGSPYRKLTEKEKKLLQDVVTDVYEQFVQATCDARGLPKDSVLKIADGRIITGRQAKELGLVDTLGSFEDAVKIIGDMLGIEKPNLIYPPKRYSLIQLITEPIEKIFIPQIFFLWR; this is encoded by the coding sequence ATGAAAAAGGTTCATGTTATAATAATTGCGGTCATTGGGGGGGCAATCATCTTCGGGTTGATAATTGGCTTGGGATTTCGGGGTGCGGCTTTTACTTCAGGAGGTAATATTGGTGTAATTGAGATTGAAGGCATTATCACTTCTTCAAAAAAAGTCGTGCATCATATTAAACAGTTTGCCGAAGACCCCTCTATTCAAGGTATCCTCGTCCGTGTCGATTCTCCGGGTGGAGGGGTCGCTGCTTCCCAGGAGATATATGAGGAACTGCGCAAAGCCAAACAGCAGAAAAAAATTGTCGTCTCCATGGGTGCGCTTGCGGCTTCGGGTGGTTATTATGTCTCCCTTCCGGCAGATTTAATCGTTGCCAATCCTGGAACTATCACCGGTTCTATTGGTGTCATCATGCAATTCCCCGTGTTTCAAGAGTTGATGAAAAAGGTGGGGATTGATTTTGAAGTAATCAAATCTAAGGAACATAAAGATATCGGTTCACCTTACCGGAAATTGACCGAAAAAGAAAAAAAATTGTTACAGGATGTAGTAACTGATGTTTATGAACAATTCGTCCAGGCGACCTGTGATGCTCGCGGACTTCCGAAGGATAGCGTGCTAAAAATTGCCGATGGCAGAATCATTACCGGTAGGCAGGCAAAGGAATTGGGTTTAGTGGATACCCTCGGCTCCTTCGAAGATGCAGTCAAAATCATTGGTGATATGCTCGGAATCGAAAAACCTAATCTTATCTATCCTCCCAAAAGATACAGTTTGATCCAACTCATTACTGAACCAATAGAAAAAATTTTCATACCCCAAATTTTCTTTCTGTGGCGATAA
- a CDS encoding alkaline phosphatase, translating to MIRKIFFMTIIFCLIFGQEISRLPLLPSELQIKNIIFFIGDGMGIAQIQTARIKSRGALGRLNMELMPVTGLVNTCAIDKLITDSGAGGTALASGIKTKIGAIGVDSAGNPYRTLLEVCQKIGKSTGLVVTSSITHATPATFAAHTSSRGDESEIAVQLIYNKVNVLLGGGKAFFLPRKVKGSKRKDERDLIKEAKRLGYFFVEDKIQLLKADGSYLLGLFQMENMKNDSTEPTLGEMTKKAIEILSKDPDGFFLMIEGSQIDWECHANKIDGMVKQVLMFDEAVKVGLDFALKDSHTIVIVTADHETGGLGIIGGTLSGDEIKCGWLSSDHTALMVPLFAFGPKAMNFTGVHENNEIPHILAEIIKIDKFPQRN from the coding sequence ATGATAAGAAAAATATTTTTTATGACAATAATTTTCTGTTTGATATTTGGGCAGGAAATTTCCCGTCTACCGCTACTGCCCTCCGAACTTCAAATCAAGAATATTATCTTTTTTATTGGCGATGGGATGGGTATTGCCCAGATTCAGACCGCAAGGATAAAGAGCAGAGGTGCCCTGGGTAGGTTAAATATGGAACTGATGCCGGTGACGGGACTGGTTAATACCTGTGCGATTGACAAATTGATAACTGATTCTGGGGCTGGTGGAACTGCCCTGGCATCGGGTATAAAGACCAAAATCGGCGCAATTGGTGTTGATTCTGCGGGCAATCCTTATCGCACACTCCTTGAAGTGTGTCAGAAGATAGGAAAATCAACGGGCTTGGTTGTGACTTCATCAATTACCCATGCTACACCTGCGACATTTGCCGCCCATACATCAAGTCGGGGTGACGAATCGGAAATTGCGGTTCAATTGATTTACAATAAGGTGAATGTACTTCTTGGTGGTGGCAAGGCATTCTTTCTGCCCAGAAAAGTCAAAGGGAGTAAAAGAAAGGATGAGCGGGACCTTATTAAAGAAGCAAAAAGACTGGGTTATTTTTTTGTGGAAGATAAAATTCAATTGCTGAAAGCCGATGGTAGTTATCTACTCGGGCTTTTTCAGATGGAGAATATGAAAAACGATTCAACCGAACCGACGCTCGGGGAGATGACAAAAAAGGCGATAGAGATTCTCAGTAAAGACCCTGATGGGTTCTTTTTGATGATTGAGGGGAGTCAAATTGACTGGGAATGTCACGCAAATAAAATAGATGGGATGGTTAAGCAGGTCTTAATGTTTGATGAGGCAGTAAAGGTGGGGCTTGATTTTGCACTGAAAGATTCGCATACCATCGTCATCGTGACCGCCGACCATGAGACAGGTGGTCTGGGAATAATTGGAGGCACACTTAGCGGTGATGAAATAAAATGCGGCTGGTTGAGTTCAGACCATACTGCCTTGATGGTGCCGCTATTCGCCTTTGGACCAAAGGCAATGAACTTTACAGGAGTCCATGAGAATAATGAAATACCGCATATCCTTGCGGAAATAATCAAGATTGATAAATTTCCCCAAAGAAATTAA